Sequence from the Gimesia sp. genome:
CGCAGATCGATGGATTGCGGGAACAGCTTAATGGCTGTGTCTGTTTCTGCTGCCGCCTGAGAGTGTGCAGGACAGAGCACGCCAGCAAGGCAGGCGACGAGCAGGATGGATAAGACAGATGTTCGAGGAGTCATTGAGCACTTCTCTTCGTGTTATAATTAAAACAGTCGTGGTTTGATCAAAGTACGTAACGGCCGCGCAGCGACAAGGGCAGTCTGTTCCTCGTTAGGGTGAGGGACTCAACGTCTCTTTAGTCTCAGTTGAGGAGTCTCAGTTGAGGTTTGAACTGAGGTTACGCATTAAAACAGTTCACGGATTTCCTGCTTACCCACATCCACCAGCGGGAAGGGGCGACCGGCGGGGCCGGGGAGCACCGTGTGTAGATCGAAGCCGAGGCTATGGTAAACGGTTGCTGCCAGATCCCCGGGAGAAACCGGTCGATCTGCAGGCACACCACCAATCGGATCGCTGCTGCCGACCACGCGTCCACCCTGGACGCCTCCGCCGGCAAAGTAACAGGTAAAACATTGAGGCCAGTGGTCACGGCCTCCGGCTGGATTGACTTTCGGGGTGCGGCCAAATTCCGCCACATTGCAGACCAGGGTTTCGTCCAGCATGCCCCGGTCGTACAGATCTTCAATCAAGGCGCTGTAAGCCTGATCGTACATAGGGGCGACGATATTCTTCATACCCTCAATGGAGGTGAAAGGTTTCGAGCCGTGAATATCCCAGGTGATTTCGTTGAACACGGTCAGGAAGGTGTTGATCGTTACGAAACGCACGCCGGCTTCCACCAGACGGCGGGAGAGCAGACAGCATTGCCCGAAGCGGTTCATACCGTAACGTTCACGGACCTTCATGGGTTCTTTGGAGAGGTCAAAGGCTTCGCGGGCCTCTTTACTGGTCATCAGGCGATAAGCCGAGTGAAAATTGCCGTTCAGCAGTTTGGCGTCCTCGGTCGATTCAAAATGATCGATGGTGCTGTCAACCACATCGCGGATTTTACGACGCCGTTCCAGACGGGCCGAGCCGATCTCCTGGGGAGGCAGCATGTCGGGAACTTTAAAGTTCGGTTTGGAAGGATCGGCCATCAGGGCAAAAGGATCGTGAGCTTTACCCAGGAAGCCGCCCGCCTGACCATTAGGCAAGTTTCCACCGCCGCGTCCCATCGTTTCGGGGAGTACCACGTTG
This genomic interval carries:
- a CDS encoding DUF1501 domain-containing protein codes for the protein MLKFTGKGTAHTCSGVTRRDFLQVGTLGAMGLSLPQYLEAKERGMVDKKNDNRAAIMIFNLGAPSQLDTFDMKPEAPSEIRGPFKPVNTASPDINISEIFPLHARVADKFSLVRSCYHTAAAVHDAGWQMMQTGRLFTGGINTPHIGSVVDYLRGRKTDLPANVVLPETMGRGGGNLPNGQAGGFLGKAHDPFALMADPSKPNFKVPDMLPPQEIGSARLERRRKIRDVVDSTIDHFESTEDAKLLNGNFHSAYRLMTSKEAREAFDLSKEPMKVRERYGMNRFGQCCLLSRRLVEAGVRFVTINTFLTVFNEITWDIHGSKPFTSIEGMKNIVAPMYDQAYSALIEDLYDRGMLDETLVCNVAEFGRTPKVNPAGGRDHWPQCFTCYFAGGGVQGGRVVGSSDPIGGVPADRPVSPGDLAATVYHSLGFDLHTVLPGPAGRPFPLVDVGKQEIRELF